One part of the Chryseobacterium mulctrae genome encodes these proteins:
- a CDS encoding DUF4241 domain-containing protein has translation MKENWMQKYAEVKHILTCPTDLESYFTLEEIAGEKMEVMEIGNVSLPSGKVVVRDPLVFLNSKQKPYFIETPKGNFPVTIAVVKSEDWGDRYAAVKVKFTDEKPVLYQEALIGNENLDGVKEDDFFGFHVDAGLGCIADAEALPEFDKFIADLNVDNIYDDYFAELFAQSYKENPNNQRNAGDWINWTIPNTTFQIPMFASGFGDGSYPVYFAYDANGEICGLYIQFIDIELALSDDDDEEGENDQPQNFVFLN, from the coding sequence ATGAAAGAAAACTGGATGCAGAAATATGCAGAAGTAAAACATATTCTTACTTGCCCCACAGATTTGGAATCATACTTCACGTTAGAAGAAATTGCAGGTGAAAAAATGGAAGTTATGGAAATAGGAAATGTTTCTTTGCCTTCCGGAAAAGTTGTGGTGAGAGATCCTTTGGTTTTTCTGAATTCAAAACAAAAACCGTATTTTATTGAAACTCCAAAAGGAAATTTTCCGGTAACGATTGCTGTGGTGAAATCTGAAGATTGGGGTGATAGGTACGCTGCTGTAAAAGTTAAATTTACTGATGAAAAGCCAGTTCTTTATCAGGAAGCTTTAATTGGAAATGAAAATTTGGATGGAGTAAAAGAAGATGATTTTTTTGGATTTCATGTTGATGCCGGATTAGGTTGCATTGCAGATGCAGAAGCGCTTCCTGAATTTGATAAATTTATTGCTGATTTGAACGTAGATAATATTTATGACGATTATTTTGCAGAATTGTTTGCTCAGAGCTATAAAGAAAACCCAAACAATCAAAGAAATGCAGGAGATTGGATTAACTGGACGATTCCAAATACAACATTTCAAATTCCCATGTTTGCAAGCGGTTTTGGTGATGGATCTTATCCTGTGTATTTTGCTTACGATGCAAATGGAGAAATCTGTGGCCTATACATTCAGTTCATTGATATCGAATTGGCTTTAAGTGATGATGACGATGAGGAAGGCGAAAATGATCAGCCACAAAATTTTGTTTTTCTGAACTAA
- a CDS encoding SMUG2 DNA glycosylase family protein, translating into MNATFADKVIEFNRNLQYSGKLPKDFQVLNPYLDNPGTMVVMEKFYHKYYNDSNQRKFLIGINPSRHGAGVTGVPFTDTKRLESVCGIKMESAYTHEISSVFIYDMIAAYGGADEFYRDIYINSPFPLAIVRKSKGNWINANYYDDNELFNDVKDFMIDSLKKHISLNLDTSEVFILGKKNADFISKLNQEAHLFEKMTVLEHPRYIQQYKSKEKDLYIDKYILALKNK; encoded by the coding sequence ATGAATGCAACTTTTGCTGATAAAGTCATAGAATTTAATCGGAATTTACAGTATTCCGGAAAGTTACCGAAAGATTTTCAGGTTCTGAATCCGTATTTAGATAATCCTGGAACAATGGTTGTCATGGAAAAGTTTTATCATAAATATTACAACGATTCAAATCAAAGAAAATTTTTAATTGGAATTAACCCGAGTCGTCATGGAGCAGGAGTTACCGGAGTTCCGTTCACCGATACAAAACGTTTGGAAAGTGTCTGCGGAATTAAAATGGAATCTGCTTATACGCATGAAATTTCTTCAGTTTTTATTTATGATATGATTGCTGCTTATGGAGGAGCGGATGAATTTTACAGAGATATTTATATCAATTCTCCATTTCCGTTGGCGATTGTAAGAAAATCAAAAGGAAACTGGATTAATGCGAATTATTACGACGATAATGAACTTTTCAATGATGTAAAAGATTTTATGATTGATTCTTTGAAAAAACACATCAGTTTAAATCTTGATACTTCCGAAGTTTTTATTTTAGGGAAAAAGAATGCCGATTTTATTTCAAAACTAAATCAGGAAGCTCATCTGTTTGAAAAAATGACCGTTTTAGAACATCCGAGATATATTCAGCAGTACAAATCCAAAGAAAAAGATTTGTATATTGATAAGTATATTTTAGCTTTAAAGAACAAATAA